A single genomic interval of Daucus carota subsp. sativus chromosome 1, DH1 v3.0, whole genome shotgun sequence harbors:
- the LOC108212847 gene encoding bidirectional sugar transporter SWEET17 encodes MEDLSFYIGVTGNIISVLLFLSPISTFWRIVMHGSTEEYESLPYICTLLNSCLWTYYGLVKPGEYLIATINGFGIIVEAVYVILFLVYAPKHIKAKTTILAGILNVGFFGTAVLATQLALEGEARINAIGILGAGLNIIMYGSPLAAMRTVVRSKSVEYMPFLLSFFIFLNSLIWALYSFLFRDYFLGVPNGIGIVLGLAQLVLYGMYRNPKASKNAIIVKTSGNAFEEDPRQQHEPLISSAHVSNI; translated from the exons ATGGAGGATTTGAGTTTCTATATCGGTGTCACTG GAAACATCATCTCAGTCCTTCTGTTTTTGTCTCCAAT AAGCACGTTTTGGAGAATTGTTATGCATGGATCCACAGAAGAGTACGAGAGCTTGCCTTACATCTGCACACTGCTCAACTCATGTTTATGGACTTACTATGGACTCGTGAAGCCGGGTGAATATCTTATAGCCACGATTAATGGATTCGGGATTATTGTTGAAGCTGTCTATGTTATCTTGTTCCTCGTATATGCTCCCAAACATATAAAG GCTAAAACTACGATCCTCGCCGGAATATTGAACGTTGGGTTTTTCGGAACGGCGGTTTTGGCCACACAACTAGCATTGGAAGGAGAAGCTCGTATAAACGCCATCGGAATTTTAGGTGCTGGCCTCAACATTATTATGTACGGCTCTCCTCTAGCTGCCATG AGGACAGTAGTGAGAAGCAAGAGCGTGGAGTACATGCCATTCCTCCTCTCattcttcatcttcctcaacAGTCTCATTTGGGCTCTCTACTCCTTTCTCTTCCGAGATTATTTTCTTGGA GTACCAAACGGGATAGGTATAGTACTTGGACTGGCACAGCTGGTGCTGTACGGGATGTACAGGAACCCAAAGGCATCAAAGAATGCAATAATTGTTAAGACTTCAGGCAATGCATTCGAAGAAGACCCAAGACAACAACATGAACCACTCATATCATCTGCTCACGTATCCAACATCTGA